The Bacteroidota bacterium genome window below encodes:
- a CDS encoding carbohydrate binding family 9 domain-containing protein → MHKYLLLLAILFFSYSSQGETVPKTYQATAASGEIKIDGEQNDEAWSSAIIAGDFIQLEPVEGAPVTQTTEVKVIYDNTAVYVFAQMHDSHPDSILHELGNRDEGLDLNADGFRFAIDPYNKRQSGYVFVVTASGVQTEYLDDDITFDAVWQSAVKITSTGWTAEMKIPYSAIRFPSTQSQTWGLQFARSIRRNREYDQWTLTPKEIQNKMLYWGTMTGIHDIKPPVRLTLTPYFSVYADRAPRFENGFQTGYDNSFGYAGGADLKYGIDERFTVDMTLLPDFSQVQSDNKVKNLSAFETIYDEKRPFFKEGTTLFSKGNLFYSRRIGETPGLFYDVPYLLEEGEVLEKNPDKARLVNATKLSGRTDKGLGIGILNAVTANTYARIKKADGTYRELITEPLTNFNIVVLDQQLKHNSNVSLINTNVTREGKARDGNVTALRGAFQDKKNTFQISGAGNLTHITQWSQTKNVKDGYLYFVGFDKIKGVSQYGISYEGANKNFDKNDLGYNFYSDYTSLNAYWTVQAFNPFWKYFKQGNITPFINRSGRLSLNNKMTDITLGMNFFLLFNNNWSIYSEFGTALADAFDYYEPRVEGRFCRVPGSHYGSINWTTNYNKKLAFDFGGRFNFIDEWNYASAGYYVNPIIRVSDKMSIRIEHYLDVYENDRGFIDYNTDENSIFYGGRDIITITNAITSRYLFKNDMSLSLTGRHYWSEGKYKDYFQLMGDGELIPREHNELTDYDFNSNYFTVDVVYNWQFAPGSSFIATFKNIILLDDNQTHYDYFRNFNRTLSSPQTNSISLKFLYYLDYQYFVKNKFKVQSSRFKVGFVATYEANFKP, encoded by the coding sequence ATGCATAAGTATCTTTTGCTACTTGCCATTTTATTTTTTTCATATTCTTCGCAAGGAGAAACAGTTCCTAAAACATATCAGGCAACTGCAGCATCCGGAGAAATTAAGATCGACGGTGAGCAAAATGATGAAGCATGGAGTTCTGCAATTATTGCCGGTGATTTCATACAACTCGAACCAGTGGAAGGAGCTCCGGTTACCCAGACAACAGAGGTTAAAGTAATTTATGACAATACTGCTGTCTACGTATTTGCTCAGATGCACGACTCGCACCCTGATAGTATCTTACATGAATTAGGAAACCGCGATGAAGGGCTCGATCTGAATGCAGACGGATTTCGGTTTGCTATCGATCCATACAATAAACGTCAGAGTGGTTATGTTTTTGTTGTTACTGCCTCAGGTGTACAGACAGAATATCTGGATGATGATATTACTTTCGATGCTGTATGGCAAAGTGCTGTGAAGATCACTTCTACCGGTTGGACAGCAGAGATGAAAATTCCTTATTCTGCAATTCGTTTTCCGTCTACACAAAGTCAGACATGGGGATTGCAATTTGCCAGATCGATCCGAAGAAATCGTGAATACGATCAGTGGACATTAACTCCGAAAGAGATCCAGAATAAAATGTTGTACTGGGGAACGATGACGGGAATTCATGATATAAAGCCTCCGGTTCGATTAACACTGACTCCTTATTTTTCTGTCTATGCCGACAGAGCTCCCAGATTTGAAAATGGATTTCAGACAGGTTACGACAATTCATTTGGATATGCCGGTGGTGCTGATCTGAAATATGGTATTGATGAAAGGTTTACTGTCGACATGACCTTACTTCCGGATTTCAGTCAGGTTCAAAGTGACAATAAGGTCAAAAATCTTTCCGCTTTTGAAACGATCTATGATGAAAAGAGGCCGTTCTTTAAGGAAGGAACTACTCTTTTTTCCAAAGGAAATTTATTCTATTCCAGAAGGATCGGTGAAACTCCCGGACTCTTTTATGATGTTCCATACTTACTCGAAGAAGGAGAAGTTCTTGAAAAGAATCCCGATAAGGCCCGGCTGGTCAATGCAACTAAATTATCAGGTAGAACTGATAAAGGATTGGGAATAGGTATTTTAAATGCTGTTACCGCAAACACTTATGCACGCATAAAAAAGGCTGATGGAACCTATAGGGAGTTAATTACTGAACCGCTGACGAACTTTAATATTGTCGTTCTGGATCAGCAATTGAAGCATAATAGCAATGTTTCATTGATAAATACAAATGTAACCAGAGAGGGAAAAGCAAGAGATGGAAATGTTACAGCATTGCGGGGAGCTTTTCAGGACAAGAAAAATACTTTTCAGATCTCGGGAGCAGGAAACCTGACTCATATTACTCAATGGTCACAGACTAAAAATGTGAAAGACGGGTATCTATATTTTGTTGGTTTCGATAAGATCAAAGGCGTTTCTCAATACGGTATTTCTTATGAGGGAGCCAATAAGAATTTTGACAAAAATGATCTGGGCTATAATTTTTATAGTGATTATACTTCATTGAATGCCTACTGGACAGTTCAGGCTTTTAATCCATTCTGGAAATATTTTAAGCAAGGCAACATTACACCTTTCATCAATCGAAGCGGACGTTTGAGTTTAAATAACAAGATGACCGACATAACTCTTGGAATGAATTTCTTCTTACTCTTCAATAATAACTGGTCTATCTATAGTGAATTTGGTACTGCCCTGGCTGATGCATTTGACTATTATGAGCCACGGGTTGAGGGTCGTTTTTGCAGAGTACCCGGATCACATTATGGAAGTATAAACTGGACTACCAACTACAATAAAAAACTTGCATTTGATTTTGGTGGCAGATTTAATTTCATTGATGAATGGAATTACGCTTCTGCAGGATATTATGTTAACCCAATTATCCGGGTGAGTGATAAAATGTCTATCCGTATAGAACATTATCTCGATGTTTATGAAAACGACAGAGGCTTCATCGATTACAACACTGATGAAAACAGTATCTTCTATGGTGGTCGTGATATCATTACCATCACGAATGCAATTACAAGTCGATACTTGTTCAAGAATGATATGAGCCTTTCACTAACCGGCCGTCACTACTGGTCAGAAGGAAAGTATAAAGATTACTTTCAGTTAATGGGCGATGGCGAACTAATTCCAAGAGAACATAATGAGCTGACAGACTATGATTTTAACAGCAATTACTTTACTGTAGATGTCGTGTATAACTGGCAATTTGCTCCGGGCAGTTCTTTCATTGCAACATTTAAAAACATCATCCTGCTCGATGACAATCAGACACATTATGATTACTTCCGGAACTTCAACAGAACGCTTTCCTCTCCACAAACAAATTCTATTTCGTTGAAGTTTTTGTACTATCTGGATTATCAGTATTTTGTTAAAAATAAGTTCAAGGTTCAAAGTTCAAGGTTCAAAGTTGGCTTCGTAGCAACCTACGAAGCCAACTTTAAACCTTGA
- the mgtE gene encoding magnesium transporter, with product MVTAEEKELLAERLVSGNLYKLKHLSAMVQPEELAELINDSKEIDFIKIFQVLDAEKAIKTFENLDFDKQMELLRSYSVEQVAATLNQISPDDRTALFEKLPEETLQHYLSLLTDEERKTTKALLLYPEDSIGRLMTPDFISVKEDWTVQQVLDYIRKNGNDSETISNIYVTDAKGFLIDDIKVRDFLLAPLDKKVSDLMDRQYVNLNARDDQEVAIDIFKQTNRMALPVTDFNGLLIGIITIDDVVDVIEEEDTEDIQKFGGTEALDEPYLKVSLPKMIRKRAGWLVVLFFGEMLTASAMGFFNDELNKAVVLTLFVPLIISSGGNSGSQAATLIIRAMALGEVTWLNWWQVIRREVMSGLALGSILAVIGFLRISIWSTFTDIYGPYWFLIGLTVSFTLIGVVLWGTLAGSMIPMLLKKLGRDPAVSSAPFIATLVDVTGLILYFSLAYLLLKGTLL from the coding sequence ATGGTTACCGCTGAAGAGAAAGAATTGCTGGCTGAAAGGCTGGTTTCGGGCAATTTATATAAGCTGAAGCATTTAAGTGCCATGGTTCAGCCTGAGGAATTGGCTGAACTGATCAATGATTCCAAAGAAATAGATTTTATTAAAATTTTTCAGGTTCTGGATGCCGAAAAGGCCATCAAGACCTTTGAGAACCTTGACTTCGACAAACAAATGGAGCTCCTACGCTCCTATTCTGTTGAGCAAGTCGCAGCTACGTTAAATCAGATCAGTCCTGATGACCGGACAGCACTCTTCGAAAAACTTCCCGAAGAAACCTTGCAGCATTATCTGTCGCTTCTGACAGACGAAGAGCGCAAGACAACAAAAGCACTTTTACTTTATCCGGAAGACAGTATCGGGCGTCTGATGACTCCTGATTTCATTTCTGTGAAAGAAGACTGGACTGTTCAACAAGTGCTCGATTATATCCGCAAAAATGGAAACGACAGCGAGACGATCAGTAATATTTATGTGACCGATGCAAAAGGTTTTCTGATCGATGATATAAAAGTCCGTGATTTTTTACTTGCACCACTCGACAAAAAAGTCAGCGATCTGATGGACCGCCAGTATGTAAATCTGAATGCCCGCGACGATCAGGAGGTTGCCATTGATATATTCAAGCAAACAAATAGAATGGCTTTGCCCGTGACAGATTTCAACGGCTTGCTGATTGGAATAATTACGATCGATGACGTTGTCGATGTCATTGAAGAAGAAGATACAGAAGATATCCAGAAGTTCGGAGGTACAGAAGCTCTCGATGAACCTTATCTGAAAGTTTCGCTACCAAAAATGATCCGCAAAAGAGCAGGCTGGTTAGTTGTTCTCTTCTTTGGAGAAATGCTCACTGCAAGTGCAATGGGCTTCTTTAATGATGAATTGAATAAAGCAGTTGTACTTACTCTCTTTGTACCATTGATCATTTCCAGTGGCGGTAATAGCGGTTCACAGGCTGCAACACTTATCATTCGCGCAATGGCATTGGGAGAAGTTACCTGGCTAAACTGGTGGCAGGTCATTCGCCGGGAAGTGATGTCAGGATTAGCACTTGGTTCTATTCTGGCTGTGATCGGTTTCCTTCGGATTTCTATCTGGTCCACATTCACTGATATATACGGCCCCTACTGGTTTCTGATCGGACTTACCGTTTCATTTACATTGATCGGAGTTGTTCTCTGGGGAACATTAGCCGGCTCCATGATCCCAATGCTTTTGAAAAAACTCGGAAGAGATCCTGCTGTTTCTTCTGCACCATTCATCGCAACGTTAGTCGATGTAACGGGGTTGATACTTTATTTTTCGCTGGCGTATTTGTTGTTGAAAGGGACTTTGCTATAG
- a CDS encoding DUF1573 domain-containing protein translates to MIKRKIFFVVLLSIFVCDLGFAQTISAPPTINDQYAKKIGNLRLSQSTINFGKVLTNESRQDTIRILNTGKVPMTLDVHGKNNYSAVTISKNKLAPEESGTIIISYNFAKRDDYGFILDRILINTNDTDQPQKNINVSATIQEYFSPTDSLLPKARIPETIFSYGSITAGQKSNHDFLISNDGVKPLIIRKVKSTCGCIKASATKSEIAPGETGIVHVEFDSFGKEGKDSRTINVFLNDPVMAEVKLEMSGVVLK, encoded by the coding sequence ATGATCAAAAGAAAAATATTCTTCGTTGTACTACTTTCAATTTTTGTATGCGATCTTGGTTTTGCTCAAACCATCAGTGCACCGCCAACGATCAACGATCAGTATGCAAAAAAGATTGGTAACCTGAGATTATCTCAATCGACAATTAATTTTGGAAAAGTACTGACCAATGAAAGCCGGCAAGATACGATCCGCATTCTCAATACCGGAAAAGTTCCAATGACTCTCGATGTTCATGGTAAGAATAATTATTCTGCAGTTACAATAAGTAAAAACAAACTGGCGCCTGAAGAATCGGGGACAATAATTATAAGCTACAATTTTGCAAAACGCGACGACTACGGATTTATCTTAGACAGAATTCTGATCAATACCAACGATACCGATCAGCCGCAAAAGAATATCAATGTAAGTGCAACTATTCAGGAATATTTTTCTCCTACAGATTCACTTTTACCAAAAGCAAGAATTCCCGAAACCATTTTTTCCTATGGTTCAATCACAGCCGGACAAAAATCGAATCACGATTTCCTGATTTCAAATGATGGAGTAAAGCCGCTCATCATCCGTAAAGTTAAATCCACATGTGGTTGTATCAAAGCAAGTGCTACGAAAAGCGAAATTGCACCCGGCGAAACCGGAATTGTACATGTTGAATTTGATTCTTTCGGAAAAGAAGGAAAAGACAGTCGCACGATCAATGTATTTCTGAATGACCCGGTGATGGCTGAGGTGAAGTTGGAGATGAGTGGGGTGGTTTTGAAATAG
- a CDS encoding peptidoglycan synthetase — protein sequence MSKRIHFIAIGGAAMHNLALALHQKGFQVSGSDDEINEPSKSRLSAAGILPQSIGWFPEKISNELDGVILGMHARADNPELLKAQQIGLPVYSYPEYLYEHSKDKTRVVIGGSHGKTTITAMILHVLKSLNKDFDYMVGAKLEGFDTMVRLSNAPLIILEGDEYLSSPVDRRPKFHLYKAEIGLISGIAWDHINVFPTYDMYVEQFRIFADQIPANGKLIYCNNDSEVKKVAESGSVHAKKIPYSIPPHEIVNGITYLLTDSGKIAISVFGEHNLQNLEGARNVCEQIGIDKKTFYNAIADFKGAARRLELLGRNENVAVYKDFAHSPSKLKATTHAVRSQFPERKLIACMELHTFSSLNEDFLAQYSGSMDDADVKIVYFNPQTIAHKKLKEITPEMVKKAFSNPDIKVYTDSAILQKDIQTYSKGKSVFLMMSSGTFDGMNLENLTAQLIQSNQEVHL from the coding sequence ATGTCAAAACGTATTCATTTCATAGCCATTGGTGGTGCTGCTATGCACAATCTGGCGCTGGCTTTACATCAAAAGGGATTTCAGGTTAGTGGATCTGATGATGAGATCAATGAGCCATCGAAAAGCAGGTTGTCTGCTGCCGGAATTTTACCACAAAGCATCGGCTGGTTTCCGGAAAAAATTTCTAATGAACTTGATGGCGTGATCTTAGGTATGCATGCTCGTGCCGATAATCCGGAGTTGCTGAAAGCTCAGCAGATCGGACTGCCCGTTTATTCTTATCCTGAATATTTATACGAGCATTCGAAAGACAAAACCAGAGTAGTAATAGGCGGTTCGCACGGCAAGACGACCATCACTGCAATGATCCTGCATGTATTAAAGTCGTTGAACAAAGATTTCGATTACATGGTAGGAGCAAAGCTGGAAGGATTTGATACGATGGTTCGATTGAGTAATGCGCCGCTTATTATATTGGAAGGCGATGAATATCTTTCTTCACCGGTCGATCGCAGACCGAAATTTCATTTGTACAAAGCAGAGATCGGATTGATAAGCGGAATTGCCTGGGATCACATCAACGTTTTTCCAACTTACGATATGTACGTTGAACAATTCCGGATCTTTGCTGATCAGATTCCTGCAAACGGAAAGTTGATCTATTGCAACAATGATAGCGAAGTAAAAAAAGTTGCAGAATCAGGTTCTGTTCATGCGAAGAAAATTCCGTATTCAATTCCTCCGCATGAAATTGTGAATGGTATAACTTATCTGCTCACAGACTCAGGAAAAATTGCTATTTCAGTTTTCGGTGAACATAATCTGCAGAATCTGGAAGGCGCCAGGAATGTATGCGAACAGATCGGCATCGACAAAAAAACATTTTACAATGCAATAGCAGATTTTAAAGGTGCTGCCCGCAGACTTGAATTGCTTGGAAGAAATGAGAATGTTGCAGTGTACAAAGACTTCGCGCATTCGCCATCTAAATTAAAAGCAACTACACATGCAGTACGTTCACAATTTCCTGAAAGAAAACTGATAGCCTGCATGGAATTACATACGTTCAGTTCGTTGAACGAAGATTTTCTTGCGCAATATTCAGGCAGTATGGACGATGCCGATGTGAAGATCGTTTATTTCAATCCGCAGACGATAGCACATAAAAAACTGAAGGAAATTACCCCTGAAATGGTAAAAAAAGCTTTTTCGAATCCTGATATTAAAGTTTACACAGATTCTGCTATCTTGCAGAAAGATATTCAGACATATTCAAAAGGCAAATCAGTTTTCCTGATGATGAGCTCAGGAACATTTGATGGAATGAATCTGGAAAATCTTACAGCGCAATTAATTCAATCAAACCAGGAAGTTCATTTATGA
- a CDS encoding MBL fold metallo-hydrolase has translation MNLFTINTGFFKLDGGAMFGVVPKSMWKKINPPDENNMCNWAMRCLLVEDGDRLILIDNGIGNKQDDKFFGYYFLNGDDTLSKSLATLGFHEDDITDMFLTHLHFDHCGGSIKWNSAKDKLEPAFKNATYWSNEKHWEWATKPNPREKASFLKENILPIQESGQLKFINDGDKLTDNFKVRTVSGHTESMMLPIIDYKGKKIAYCADLIPSAGHTPVPYVMAYDTRPLLSLQEKTDFLNDAVKENYVLFFEHDPVNECGIMEMTERGPKLKETLPLSGI, from the coding sequence ATGAACTTATTCACGATTAACACCGGCTTCTTCAAACTCGATGGCGGCGCTATGTTTGGCGTTGTCCCTAAATCGATGTGGAAAAAGATCAATCCGCCGGATGAAAATAATATGTGCAACTGGGCAATGCGGTGCCTGCTTGTTGAAGATGGCGACCGGCTTATCCTTATTGATAATGGAATTGGGAATAAGCAGGACGATAAATTTTTTGGTTACTATTTTTTGAATGGTGATGATACGCTATCAAAATCACTTGCCACTCTTGGTTTTCATGAAGATGATATTACAGATATGTTTCTGACGCATTTGCATTTTGATCATTGCGGCGGAAGTATCAAATGGAATTCAGCAAAAGATAAACTTGAACCTGCCTTTAAGAATGCAACTTACTGGAGCAATGAGAAGCATTGGGAATGGGCAACAAAACCAAATCCACGGGAGAAAGCGAGTTTTCTGAAAGAGAATATTTTACCGATCCAGGAATCCGGTCAGTTGAAGTTTATCAACGATGGCGACAAATTGACCGACAATTTTAAGGTTCGAACAGTCAGCGGACATACTGAATCGATGATGCTACCGATCATTGATTACAAAGGAAAAAAAATTGCGTATTGCGCTGACCTCATTCCTTCTGCCGGCCATACTCCGGTTCCCTATGTGATGGCGTATGATACAAGACCATTGCTTTCATTGCAGGAGAAAACAGATTTTTTGAATGATGCAGTTAAAGAAAATTACGTTTTGTTTTTTGAACATGATCCGGTCAACGAATGTGGAATTATGGAAATGACAGAGCGTGGACCAAAGCTTAAGGAAACTTTACCGCTTTCGGGTATTTAG
- a CDS encoding ComEC/Rec2 family competence protein has protein sequence MNIFSSAPFIRVLPAFIAGVVLSFQNIGSKSFFISLLVAVLIIFQIWIRTQYKNQYKFRFINPVLLLTGFFCVGWILNSLKSDSCSVKNDFKAESKYVIGKIISIPVLAGKMQRAEIMITAYCDSLEWFPANFKAYFYYYDSISPEVNVGDLILMPNKIKEIEEPLNPGQFNFKKYAAIKRISYQCRLTKSDWKILSKNHSFSLLNSSKSLRDQLLSSFHKAGIYGQEYAVLSALVLGYDDEINKEIMAAFSASGTLHILSVSGMHVGIVFAALAFLFRKMENKKVWWLVRLISMVLIIWFYAILTGMSPSVIRSAMMFTFILIGKSINRNSNIYNTLAASILVICVAFDPLILFEPGFQLSYFAVAGIAFIYPSINHWFYIRNKFLSSIWSLIAVSIAAQLATFPISLYYFHQFPNYFIPANLLIIPVSTIAIFGGLALFFIAPFEWLLVKLGFCLNKIIQFLNFLAIEIKDLPFAVTEDLYLSFAEMVLLDLIILFMIFYFYEKSIQKLRISLLFFMLFLISKTITSIENSKRQEIIEYKSFKEPVYEIINGQSTALYFYPGDSLRARKFSDEMHAYYKLNRKNRIEFDLSDSSNLVFDKYLVSGKTSMLVNSNYKKKTKYPKAVKFP, from the coding sequence GTGAACATTTTCTCCAGTGCACCTTTCATCCGTGTCTTACCGGCATTTATCGCAGGTGTTGTGCTTTCATTTCAGAATATTGGCAGTAAATCATTTTTTATATCATTGCTTGTAGCGGTTTTGATAATTTTTCAGATCTGGATCCGGACGCAATACAAAAATCAATATAAATTCAGGTTTATCAATCCTGTACTATTATTAACAGGTTTTTTCTGTGTTGGTTGGATTCTCAATTCTTTGAAATCCGATTCATGTTCAGTTAAAAATGATTTCAAAGCGGAATCGAAGTATGTCATCGGGAAGATTATCTCTATTCCTGTCCTTGCAGGTAAAATGCAGCGCGCAGAAATAATGATTACTGCCTATTGCGATAGTTTAGAATGGTTCCCTGCCAATTTCAAAGCATACTTTTATTATTACGATTCGATTTCACCTGAAGTAAATGTGGGCGATCTGATTTTAATGCCGAATAAGATCAAAGAAATCGAAGAACCTTTAAATCCCGGACAGTTTAATTTCAAGAAGTATGCAGCTATAAAACGCATCTCTTATCAATGCAGGTTGACTAAAAGCGATTGGAAAATTCTTTCAAAGAATCATTCTTTCTCATTACTCAATTCAAGTAAATCACTGCGTGATCAATTGTTGAGCAGTTTTCACAAAGCAGGAATATACGGACAAGAGTATGCAGTGCTATCTGCATTGGTACTTGGATATGATGACGAGATCAATAAGGAGATCATGGCGGCATTTTCTGCTTCAGGCACATTGCACATCCTTTCCGTGAGTGGAATGCATGTCGGAATCGTTTTTGCTGCTCTGGCATTTCTGTTCAGGAAGATGGAAAATAAAAAAGTCTGGTGGCTGGTGCGTTTAATTTCAATGGTATTGATCATCTGGTTCTATGCCATCCTGACCGGCATGTCACCCTCAGTGATACGTTCAGCGATGATGTTTACATTTATTCTAATCGGCAAGTCCATCAACAGGAATTCAAATATCTACAATACTCTGGCTGCTTCGATTCTCGTCATCTGCGTTGCATTCGATCCCTTGATTCTGTTTGAACCGGGTTTCCAGCTCAGTTATTTTGCTGTTGCAGGCATTGCTTTTATTTATCCTTCGATCAATCACTGGTTTTATATCCGTAACAAGTTCTTGTCAAGCATCTGGTCATTAATAGCTGTTTCCATAGCAGCTCAACTTGCAACTTTCCCGATCAGTCTTTACTATTTTCATCAGTTTCCCAATTATTTTATCCCGGCTAACCTGCTTATTATTCCGGTTTCGACAATAGCTATTTTCGGTGGACTTGCTTTATTTTTCATTGCTCCCTTTGAATGGCTGCTGGTAAAACTTGGCTTTTGTCTGAATAAAATAATTCAATTTCTGAATTTCCTTGCTATAGAAATCAAGGATCTTCCGTTTGCTGTAACTGAAGATCTTTATCTGAGTTTTGCTGAAATGGTTTTACTGGATCTGATCATTCTGTTCATGATCTTTTATTTTTATGAGAAGTCCATACAGAAGTTAAGAATTTCACTACTATTTTTTATGTTATTCCTTATTTCAAAAACAATAACTTCAATTGAAAATAGTAAACGACAAGAAATCATAGAGTACAAATCATTCAAAGAGCCGGTATATGAAATAATAAATGGGCAGAGTACAGCCTTGTATTTTTATCCGGGTGATTCTTTAAGAGCAAGAAAATTTTCAGATGAAATGCATGCATACTATAAATTGAACAGAAAGAACCGCATCGAGTTCGATCTGAGCGATTCTTCAAATCTTGTTTTCGATAAGTATCTTGTTTCAGGAAAGACTTCCATGCTTGTAAATTCAAACTACAAGAAGAAAACTAAATACCCGAAAGCGGTAAAGTTTCCTTAA
- the lpxB gene encoding lipid-A-disaccharide synthase, protein MKYYLIAGEASGDLHGSNLLRELKKIDSQANVRAWGGELIQEQGAEIVKHYRDLAFMGFAEVIMNLRTILRNISFCKEDILKFKPDAIILVDYPGFNLRIAEFAHENKIKVFYYISPQVWAWKQSRVKKIRKVVDKMMVILPFEKDFYKKFDYDVDFVGHPLLDAIEQQKEKLQAVNSWKKKFGLSEKPMIALLPGSRTQEISKILPLMLTVVDKLPDYQFVIAAAPSQPLTYYKSFTGDRNIPVIADETYSLLSASQAALVTSGTATLETALLNIPEVVCYKGGKISYHIAKRIVDIKYISLVNLIMDREVVKELIQDELNESTIFNELKKVLSPDHRKKLLSDYSELRTKLGGSGASEKAAKIVIANM, encoded by the coding sequence ATGAAATACTATCTCATCGCCGGCGAAGCTTCAGGTGACCTCCATGGTTCGAATCTGCTCCGTGAGTTGAAAAAAATCGACTCGCAGGCTAATGTCAGAGCGTGGGGTGGTGAACTGATTCAGGAACAAGGAGCAGAGATCGTTAAGCATTATCGTGATCTGGCTTTTATGGGTTTTGCAGAAGTGATCATGAACCTGCGGACCATCTTAAGGAATATTTCATTCTGCAAAGAAGATATTCTGAAGTTTAAACCTGATGCAATAATTCTTGTCGACTATCCCGGATTTAATCTGAGGATCGCAGAATTCGCACATGAAAATAAGATCAAAGTATTTTATTACATCTCGCCACAAGTCTGGGCATGGAAACAATCCAGGGTTAAAAAGATCCGCAAAGTGGTCGATAAAATGATGGTGATCCTTCCTTTTGAAAAGGATTTTTACAAAAAGTTCGACTATGATGTAGATTTTGTCGGACATCCATTGCTTGATGCAATAGAGCAGCAAAAGGAAAAACTCCAGGCAGTGAATTCGTGGAAGAAAAAATTCGGATTAAGTGAAAAGCCGATGATAGCCCTGTTGCCTGGAAGCAGGACACAGGAGATCAGCAAGATCCTGCCTTTAATGCTTACTGTAGTAGATAAGCTACCGGATTATCAGTTTGTAATTGCTGCTGCGCCATCACAACCTCTGACATATTACAAATCTTTTACGGGTGATAGAAACATTCCGGTAATTGCCGATGAGACATATTCACTTTTATCTGCTTCACAAGCCGCACTTGTGACTTCAGGAACTGCTACATTAGAAACTGCTTTGTTGAACATTCCCGAAGTAGTGTGTTATAAAGGTGGAAAGATCAGTTATCATATTGCAAAGCGGATCGTTGACATAAAATATATTTCCCTGGTGAATCTTATCATGGATAGAGAAGTTGTAAAAGAACTAATTCAGGATGAACTCAACGAGTCAACAATTTTTAATGAATTAAAAAAAGTCCTTTCTCCTGATCATAGAAAAAAACTTTTGTCAGATTATTCAGAACTCCGGACAAAACTCGGCGGGAGCGGAGCTTCGGAAAAGGCGGCTAAGATAGTAATTGCTAATATGTAG
- the surE gene encoding 5'/3'-nucleotidase SurE yields MSKTERPVILVTNDDGITAPGLHALVDAVKDLGDVFVVAPDSPQSGMGHAITINNLLRLDKVEVHGENWYQCSGTPVDCVKLAIDKILHRQPDLCVSGINHGSNSSINVIYSGTMSAAMEGAIEGIPSAGFSLLNHSLDANFESSKKYIRKIAQNILEHGLPQGTLINVNIPDLPAGEIKGVKVCRQAMAKWEEEFDERLDPNKRKYYWLTGKFNNHDKGQDTDEWALANGYISVVPVQFDFTAHHAIPFLNELDYEVKG; encoded by the coding sequence ATGTCAAAAACCGAACGTCCCGTTATACTTGTTACGAATGATGACGGAATTACCGCTCCCGGACTACATGCCTTAGTAGATGCTGTAAAAGATCTGGGTGATGTATTTGTTGTTGCACCCGACAGTCCGCAATCCGGAATGGGTCATGCAATAACGATCAATAATCTGCTTCGCCTCGATAAAGTTGAAGTACATGGTGAGAACTGGTATCAATGTTCCGGAACACCGGTTGATTGTGTAAAGCTTGCTATAGATAAGATCCTACATCGTCAGCCTGACCTATGTGTCTCAGGAATTAACCATGGCTCTAACTCTTCGATCAATGTGATCTATTCAGGAACAATGTCTGCAGCAATGGAAGGTGCAATTGAAGGTATTCCAAGCGCTGGATTTTCTCTGCTGAACCATTCTCTGGATGCAAATTTTGAATCCAGTAAAAAATACATCAGAAAGATCGCGCAAAATATTTTAGAACATGGTTTACCTCAAGGTACACTTATCAATGTAAATATTCCTGATCTGCCTGCAGGAGAGATCAAAGGTGTGAAAGTTTGTCGGCAGGCAATGGCTAAATGGGAAGAAGAGTTCGATGAGCGTCTGGACCCGAACAAAAGAAAATATTACTGGCTGACAGGAAAATTCAATAATCACGACAAAGGTCAGGATACAGATGAATGGGCTTTGGCAAACGGTTATATTTCAGTAGTGCCGGTTCAATTTGATTTCACGGCACATCATGCAATTCCTTTCCTCAATGAATTAGATTATGAAGTTAAAGGATAG